CGAGTTTCTCTACAAGAGCCTCAATCTGGCTTTCGGGGATGAATCTCTCTGTTTGGTATCTTCCTGGTTGCTCCATTGTTGGTAGGTGGTAGATGAGAGAGAGGTTAAGCTAGCTCTCCGGTATCAGTCTTTCCATTTGTTGCTGTTATCTCAATGAATTGTCCGCTAGGAAGCCTGAGTGAGTAAGTTATATTCTCGTATTCAAGCCATTCTTGTACGGCAGCAAGAATGATTCCGGTTAAAGGGATGCCCGTTCTCTGTGATTCAAGCTGTAGTTTTTCATCAATTGCATTAGGTAGTCGTAAACTTCTTGTAGTAGTTTTGCTCATTAGTTTAGTAACTGAACCTCATCAGTCTATTGTTAAGTGTAAACCACGTAGCCGCGTATAGCAATAAAGTGCAAAATCTTTACAGTAGAATTTGCACAAAAAATGGACTTAAAAAAACTGGCGACTATAGTACGTCTTGCTAGGGGGGATAGGAGCCAGGGAAGATTTGCCAGGGATTTGGGCGTAAATCCCGGCACTTTGAGAAATTGGGAGTCGGGTAATAGTGAGCCAGATTTGGATAACTTGAAAGCGATCGCAGATGCAAGCGGTAGAAACTTACTCCAGTTAATTGCCGAAATTACCGGAGCTAAATCAGAAACATTACCAGAAGCTCATACGGCAGAAGATGTAATGGCGATCGCTTCCAAATTAGAAAAGGTCGAGCAGTTCAGGCTTATTCAGCTTTTGGTTGCTCAGATGGCGATTCACGCCGGGATTGAGATGGCGGAGGACTAGCGGCCTGCTCTAAGTAGTAAGCGGCACTTTGCCAGTTGTTAGACTGGTTTTCCGACCAATCCGCCAGGGCCAGAAGAAAATCACGGAATGTAAAGCCCTCAGACTCTAGATCGGAGATCAGGTTAGATGTAAATTCTGAAAGGGCTTTTATCCGCATTTGGGCAAATATCAGTCGAAAACTCTGCATTTTGGGAATAAGTGATGATGGTTCACTCATTGTAATAGCTGTATTATTTACCAAAAAGCCAGAACAAGGATGATTTTTGCTGCTTGATTTTATGATGTTCATTCCTGAAAAATTTGAGTGGATAATGATCCTGAAAAATTTTTCAACAAGTGCGACTAAAGCGATCGCACAATCTTCACTGACTTTTCAGTGTCTTTGCTACAACGCCACCCAGTAACAAAAGACTACAAAGGAAGAAATGTTAACCAGCTAGTATCCAGCATGAATTACCTCAAGCGATTAGTCGGTGTGTTGTTGACAGGAACGATTTCAGTTGTAAGTACCAATGGGCTTGTGCTTGCTGAAGGCGCTGAACAGTTTTTCACTGTTGGAACTGACAGTGATGGCGTTCCGTTTAAGTTAGATACTCAGACTATGGGGAAAAAAGATCGCAAATTCGGGGAGGTTCTCAAGATTTACCAACTGAAAAACGACTTGATGTTTGAGTATATGCTTCATGCTTCGTGTGGTGATGAAAGGTTGTGGACGGTTGGTTATAGAATCTACAACAGTGCTGGCAAGAAGATAAGTGAGGAGAAGGAAGGTGATAAGGAAATTCCTGCTCATGGGGATAGCCCTGGTAGCACAGCAATGAAGTATTACTGTCAAGCTATTAATGCTCGCGGCTGGTAATCTCACTTGATGAAAAATTTTTCATCAAGTGGTTAAACGCGATCGCTTTTTGGGCTTTATGTAGCTGTAGGCTGTTGAAAAAATTACGATGGATTCACACATAACTGAAGAAGCGAAACTTGGTGACGCTCTGGCGATCGCAACACTGATAAATAACTCCTTGAAAGGAAAACGTATTATTGCCAAAGTCGCCAAAAAAGATGACTCCTTGCAAATCGTTCTAGAATCGCCAGAAATGCCAAGCCAAGAGTCGCTAGTTAGCATCATTCGCTCCAGTTTAATGTCGTTAGCCCCTGAATCTATTAATCACGTCAAGATATACGCGCGTCCTTCAGATGGTAGTCCAGTGTTCTGGAGTGAAAAATTTAGCTTAACTAATGCAGAACCCCCAAAAATACCTGATTTTAGTCCAGCAATGAGTGCAGAGGCATCTCAGGAACTCAAAAAAGAGGCTCGGAAAAGAGAAAAAGAGCTTGGCTTGGTATTTTGGGGCTTAATTTTTCTATTTGGCGGATGCACTGTCTACACAGGCGGCTACCCTTGGACTTGTCAGCAAGCTGAAAATGCGGTGCAAGAAGCACAAAAAGATTTAGACGATGCTTTTAGGAAAGCTGAACAGGGAAAATTAGACGATGAGCGTCTGCATGGCTACAATTACATTCTTCTCAATAAACAAGGTGTAAGAGATAGAAAATGTAGTAATTAGAGCTATTTTGGTAATGTGTAAGTCCTGTTTTTTGTCCATAAGTCAGAAGTGCTAGTTCCTGAAAATTTTTCTTCTCTGCTTTCAATTTGTCCTCTATTTAGTTTTCAAGGTTCTGTTACCCAAGGCAGGGGAAACGGCGTCTGAAGAGATCCTGTAGGGCAGTTGTGCCGTAATTGGCTACTGATGGCAGGGCAGCAGCGCACCGTTTTTATCCTCTGAGTGGGTTGGTGCGATCTCCCCGGCAAAGACGCGATCGCACCTGATTGGACAGCAGACATTGGACAAAGGTGACTCTTTGCCTGTGACTGCTGAATGGGAGCGATCAACTAAAGCGATCGCTTAAATTTAATATACTGCATTGCAAAATAAATGCAATGCTTAAGATGGTTGTAAAAAATTAACCCGCCTTGTCTTTTGACGGAGGCGGGTCTTCTTTTAGCATTTTGAGAATGCGATCGCGTTGTAGCCTGAGAGACTGATTTTCCTCTCTCAGGCTCTCTATTTTTTTAATGCTTCTTCTTGAGCTTCTCTGAAGCTCTCTTCTAGCTCCTGTCTTAGCTGCTGTATCTCTAATCTCATCTCCTGTCTTATCTCCTCGATTTTGCTGTTTTCTTCTTTGGTATCAGGGTCAAGCCCTAAAACTCTTGTCAATAATTCGTTGATTACCTGAGAGGATGTTTTGCCGGAATTTTTAGCTAGTTTTTTGATTTCCGACAGAATATCTTCACTGGTACGGAAAGTCATCTGTTCAGTTAGTCTCATCGTTTGCATTGCATTATATCTGGCTTGATTATAGCGCTACTCCTAGCTTTCCGAAAACATGCAATGCAATTAGTTGACTTTTGCACTGCAATTGCCTTACACTAAATACAGACACCAAAAAGCGCCACCCTCCCGCGAAGAAAAATGGCGCTAATTGGAACCTTAGAAATGACGGATCACAACAAGGATTTAAACCATCATGACACAACCAATTCACTCTCGTAGCAACCTTGAAAAATTTTCCATCAATGAATTGAGGGCAGAGTGCGACAAGCTTTCAATACCCCGCCGCCGCAGCCGTGAAGATTGCATTATCGATATTCTGGCAGCACAGCCCCAGGTAGTTGCCCAAGCTGAATTCGTTGCACATATTGAGGAACAAGCAGACGTTATTGCTCCTGATTTGCAACGTATGAAGAATAACCATCAAGGCTATCAAGATGCCACCAATCGGCTAGAAATGCAGTCCAATGACCCTTGTTATCGCAG
This Nostoc sp. C052 DNA region includes the following protein-coding sequences:
- a CDS encoding helix-turn-helix domain-containing protein, producing MDLKKLATIVRLARGDRSQGRFARDLGVNPGTLRNWESGNSEPDLDNLKAIADASGRNLLQLIAEITGAKSETLPEAHTAEDVMAIASKLEKVEQFRLIQLLVAQMAIHAGIEMAED